A window of the Desulfobacula toluolica Tol2 genome harbors these coding sequences:
- a CDS encoding TlyA family RNA methyltransferase, whose amino-acid sequence MAKQSNKGTKNKTRLDLFVVEKEMVKSRQRAKALIMAGKVFVNGMPVDKPGSLIADDAKVIVKQDDNPFVSRGGLKLEKALKTIPVSVKNLTCLDIGASTGGFTDCLLQHGAGKVYAVDVGYGQFDWSLRQNKRVVVIERTNIRHMPFEVINEKVDVVVADTSFISLKVVIPSAEKFMKKDTMVLALIKPQFEAGRQNVGKGGVVKDPEVRKQVIKDLEVFFKEKGYQINQVVPSPISGPKGNKEYIISLTFQENLK is encoded by the coding sequence ATGGCAAAACAATCGAATAAAGGTACAAAAAATAAAACCAGGCTTGATCTTTTTGTCGTTGAAAAAGAAATGGTTAAATCCCGACAGCGAGCAAAGGCTTTAATTATGGCGGGTAAAGTTTTTGTAAATGGCATGCCTGTGGATAAACCCGGAAGCTTGATTGCCGATGATGCAAAGGTGATCGTAAAACAGGATGATAACCCGTTTGTCAGCCGGGGAGGCTTAAAGCTTGAAAAGGCATTGAAAACAATCCCGGTCTCGGTAAAGAATTTGACCTGCCTTGATATTGGTGCTTCAACCGGCGGTTTTACCGATTGTCTGCTTCAGCATGGGGCAGGTAAAGTTTATGCTGTGGATGTGGGATATGGTCAATTTGACTGGTCTTTAAGACAAAACAAGAGGGTTGTGGTTATTGAAAGAACCAATATACGGCATATGCCCTTTGAAGTTATTAACGAAAAAGTTGATGTGGTTGTAGCAGACACGTCATTTATTTCTCTTAAGGTTGTGATACCGTCTGCTGAAAAATTCATGAAAAAAGACACAATGGTTTTGGCACTGATCAAACCACAATTTGAAGCAGGAAGACAGAATGTAGGCAAGGGTGGTGTTGTAAAGGACCCTGAAGTCAGGAAACAAGTGATTAAAGACTTGGAAGTCTTTTTCAAAGAAAAGGGATACCAGATAAACCAGGTAGTCCCCTCCCCTATTTCAGGCCCGAAAGGAAATAAAGAATATATTATATCCTTAACTTTTCAAGAAAATTTAAAATAA
- a CDS encoding lysophospholipid acyltransferase family protein: MKKIISTGLWIVGGIFFLVSAFILVLCLFTLSRETTFTMARRLFKILIRVMGIRLIVTGKEYIIPDQPYLIMGNHQSLFDIFVIPAAIPLCFVGVEASYHFSLPVWGYLIRKWGCIPIKRNNLENAILSLETAKKALLSGISIGILPEGHRTLTGEMKPFKKGPFHLAKDAHTDILPFGIKGLFDYNRKGSLILNPGVVMVNIGKPISHEEFQNLSIEELQQTLFETIYKLSKS; encoded by the coding sequence GTGAAAAAGATAATTTCAACAGGGTTATGGATTGTTGGTGGTATCTTTTTTTTGGTTTCAGCTTTTATTCTTGTTTTATGCCTGTTTACACTATCTCGGGAAACAACATTCACTATGGCCAGACGCCTGTTCAAAATTTTAATTAGGGTTATGGGAATAAGACTCATTGTAACCGGTAAAGAATACATAATCCCTGATCAGCCTTATTTAATCATGGGAAATCACCAAAGTCTGTTTGATATTTTCGTCATTCCGGCGGCCATTCCCCTGTGCTTTGTCGGAGTAGAAGCTTCGTATCATTTTTCTTTGCCGGTGTGGGGATATTTGATTCGAAAATGGGGCTGCATTCCCATCAAAAGAAACAATCTTGAAAATGCCATCTTAAGCCTTGAAACGGCAAAAAAGGCACTCTTGTCCGGGATTAGTATTGGTATATTACCGGAAGGCCACAGAACCCTGACCGGAGAAATGAAACCATTTAAAAAAGGGCCTTTTCACCTGGCCAAAGATGCCCATACAGATATTCTGCCGTTTGGAATAAAGGGTTTGTTTGATTATAATCGGAAAGGAAGTTTAATTTTAAATCCGGGAGTGGTAATGGTAAATATCGGTAAACCAATTTCCCATGAAGAGTTTCAAAATTTATCCATAGAAGAATTACAGCAGACTCTTTTTGAGACGATCTATAAATTAAGCAAATCCTAA
- a CDS encoding polyprenyl synthetase family protein codes for MMNNINFNLQHYLKEKRKLVNQYLKLIFQPYDQTRELIMAMDHSLMAGGKRLRPILSMAAAQACGKDFLLALPACCAMEIIHTYSLIHDDLPAMDDDDLRRGLPTCHKKFSEATAILAGDALLTHAFNVLSNPQPFFEIYPDNDTRLQLISIFSAAAGIQGMVEGQMLDIQSYQPGQNNRLAHLKKIHALKTGKLITASVESGAVSVGADLKTIVKLKCYADQIGLAFQVADDILNIEGDPEIMGKSAGSDEQNDKMTFPAIIGLDESKKYAKMLVENAIDEISNFDETAAPLRAIANYIINRNH; via the coding sequence ATGATGAATAATATAAACTTTAATTTGCAGCATTATCTAAAAGAAAAAAGAAAACTGGTAAACCAATACCTGAAACTTATTTTTCAGCCTTATGACCAGACGCGTGAACTTATTATGGCCATGGATCATTCACTTATGGCCGGGGGAAAAAGGCTGCGCCCTATCCTGTCAATGGCTGCTGCCCAGGCCTGTGGAAAAGATTTCCTGCTTGCCCTGCCCGCTTGCTGTGCCATGGAAATTATCCACACCTATTCTTTGATTCATGATGATTTGCCGGCCATGGATGATGATGATTTGCGACGAGGGTTGCCCACCTGTCATAAAAAATTTTCCGAAGCCACCGCCATCCTGGCAGGAGATGCATTATTGACTCACGCATTTAATGTCCTTTCCAATCCTCAACCCTTTTTTGAAATTTATCCGGACAATGACACAAGACTTCAATTGATTTCAATCTTTTCTGCCGCAGCCGGTATCCAGGGGATGGTTGAAGGCCAGATGCTGGATATTCAGTCCTATCAACCCGGGCAAAATAACAGGTTAGCCCACCTGAAGAAGATACATGCACTTAAAACCGGCAAATTGATCACCGCCAGTGTTGAATCAGGTGCAGTAAGTGTTGGAGCCGATTTAAAAACTATTGTAAAATTAAAGTGTTATGCAGATCAAATCGGCCTGGCATTTCAGGTGGCGGATGATATTTTAAACATAGAAGGAGATCCTGAAATCATGGGCAAATCTGCCGGGTCTGATGAGCAAAATGATAAAATGACGTTTCCTGCAATTATTGGCCTGGATGAGTCAAAAAAATACGCAAAAATGCTTGTTGAAAATGCTATTGATGAGATTTCAAATTTTGATGAAACCGCAGCACCTTTGAGGGCCATTGCCAATTATATTATTAACAGGAACCATTAA
- the xseA gene encoding exodeoxyribonuclease VII large subunit has protein sequence MIITGKKTGQPYTVSKLTREIKSLLEETYPFVWVTGEISNYAVPASGHSYFSLKDQQAVISAVMFKNQKRTLKFKPENGMKINGLARLTLYEPRGAYQLIFEYLEPEGAGSMQVAFEQLKKKLSNKGFFDDKYKKAIPFLPSKISVITSGTGAAVKDIINVAQRRFLNCHIEIISVKVQGDGSENEISDAINLVNQHQSMDHKISDIIILARGGGSLEDLAAFNSETVANAIFASSIPIITGVGHETDYTIADFVADLRAPTPSAAAELALPDKNNLVQTVLKLQESLTISVKKKIIVHHQTVSYLISRLKSPRTIIYDFRFKLEDYKSRLINMMTQYVQYKKEKLSWLSNSLHSRQPLKKIFDHQRQVKRLSNEFTHNFQKKIQQMKTDHLELTSKLQALNPKAVLDRGYSISRFVSDKKLITNSSDVKKNDQIEVILSKGQLITRVEKIKNG, from the coding sequence ATGATAATAACAGGAAAAAAAACTGGGCAGCCTTATACTGTCTCAAAACTAACAAGAGAAATCAAATCTCTTTTAGAAGAAACCTATCCATTTGTATGGGTAACAGGTGAAATTTCTAACTATGCAGTACCTGCTTCCGGTCATTCTTATTTTTCCTTAAAAGATCAACAAGCAGTTATCAGTGCCGTAATGTTTAAGAATCAAAAACGGACATTAAAATTTAAACCTGAAAACGGTATGAAGATTAATGGACTGGCAAGGCTTACACTTTATGAACCCCGGGGTGCTTATCAGCTTATTTTTGAATATTTGGAACCGGAAGGCGCAGGTTCTATGCAGGTTGCTTTTGAACAACTAAAAAAAAAATTATCCAATAAAGGTTTTTTTGATGACAAATATAAAAAAGCCATCCCGTTTTTACCTTCAAAAATAAGCGTGATAACTTCCGGTACAGGAGCTGCTGTCAAAGATATCATCAATGTCGCTCAAAGACGGTTTTTAAACTGCCACATTGAAATTATTTCGGTTAAAGTACAGGGAGATGGATCAGAAAATGAAATTAGTGATGCCATTAACCTTGTAAATCAACATCAAAGTATGGATCACAAAATATCGGACATCATAATTCTTGCCCGGGGTGGCGGATCATTGGAAGATCTGGCCGCATTTAATTCAGAAACCGTTGCCAATGCCATTTTTGCTTCCTCTATACCAATTATTACCGGTGTCGGTCATGAAACCGATTACACTATTGCTGATTTTGTAGCAGATTTAAGGGCTCCTACACCTTCTGCGGCGGCGGAACTGGCTCTGCCAGACAAAAACAATCTGGTGCAAACAGTTTTAAAATTGCAGGAAAGTTTAACCATATCCGTAAAAAAGAAAATTATTGTACACCACCAGACTGTTTCTTATTTGATTTCAAGATTAAAAAGTCCCAGAACAATTATTTATGATTTTCGATTCAAGCTTGAGGATTATAAATCAAGATTAATTAATATGATGACGCAGTATGTACAGTATAAAAAAGAAAAACTTAGCTGGTTGTCAAATTCGCTTCATTCCAGGCAGCCCCTTAAAAAAATTTTTGACCACCAGCGGCAGGTTAAAAGACTTTCCAACGAGTTCACACATAATTTTCAAAAAAAAATTCAACAGATGAAAACAGATCATTTGGAACTGACCTCTAAACTTCAGGCGCTTAATCCAAAAGCAGTTTTAGACAGAGGGTACAGTATCTCAAGATTTGTTTCCGACAAAAAGTTGATCACTAATTCAAGTGATGTGAAAAAAAATGATCAAATTGAGGTAATTCTTTCTAAAGGACAATTGATTACAAGAGTGGAAAAGATAAAAAATGGCTAA
- the fusA gene encoding elongation factor G: protein MSEEIKTMRNVALAGHGGAGKTTLAEAMLFKAGVTNRLGKVEEGNTVMDFQPEETRKQQSINTSFIKYTHNKHTITLIDTPGDQNFFSAAKTCFPVADCMAFVIDGVGGPSAMTEEAAASALEYNLPGFVIVNKLDRERSDFSTCIEACKTALKKKILPIFYPIGSEDDFKGYVNIISGQAFEYDADGKSSKIDVPADMLDDIELAKEEFVENVAELDDELLEKYLEGEEITEDKLKAAFRQGILDAQFYPAICSSATKMIGIDVISDIINDYMPSPLDRGDWTAKDANGEDIIVSPDPDAEFCGFVFNTIVDPYAGRLSLFRVISGTLGKEGNVFNTTKDKKERFSQLLEIAGKEQKNITRAIPGSIVAVAKLKDTLTGDTLTGGKEIQIPAPKPMPPVISFAISPKAKSDEDKIHEAVRKILEEDTGLLLNRNEETKQTVLSGRGLVHIEVTAEKIQRKFNVGMDIETPKVAYRETFKKKVRVQGKHKKQSGGHGQYGDCWIVLEPLPSGSGFEFVDKIVGGVIPKNYIPAVEAGVREASQTGILAGFPCVDFRVTVDFGSYHSVDSSEMAFKMAGTLAFKNAAKDAKATLLEPIMKIAVKVPEDSTGDIMGDLNSRRGRVLGMDSEDDKQIINALVPMAEILRYAPDLSSMTGGRGTFSMEFAQYDVVPGDLSQKVIDKVNAEKEENK from the coding sequence ATGAGCGAAGAAATTAAAACCATGAGAAATGTGGCTCTGGCTGGCCATGGGGGTGCAGGCAAGACAACTCTTGCTGAGGCTATGCTATTTAAAGCCGGAGTTACCAACCGTCTTGGGAAGGTTGAAGAAGGCAATACCGTAATGGACTTTCAACCGGAAGAAACCAGAAAACAGCAGAGTATTAACACATCATTTATTAAGTATACCCATAATAAGCATACAATTACTTTAATAGATACTCCTGGTGATCAGAATTTTTTCTCTGCTGCTAAAACATGCTTTCCTGTTGCAGACTGTATGGCATTTGTGATTGACGGAGTCGGCGGACCGTCCGCCATGACCGAAGAAGCCGCAGCCAGTGCATTGGAATATAATCTGCCCGGTTTTGTGATTGTAAATAAACTGGATCGTGAAAGATCTGATTTTTCAACCTGTATTGAAGCCTGTAAAACCGCACTTAAAAAAAAGATCCTTCCCATATTTTATCCCATCGGTTCTGAAGATGACTTTAAAGGGTATGTAAATATTATTTCAGGCCAGGCTTTTGAATATGACGCTGATGGAAAATCAAGTAAAATTGATGTGCCTGCGGATATGTTGGATGATATTGAGCTGGCAAAAGAAGAATTTGTTGAGAATGTGGCTGAACTTGATGATGAGCTTCTTGAAAAATACCTTGAAGGTGAAGAAATCACAGAAGATAAACTCAAGGCAGCATTTCGGCAGGGTATTCTGGATGCCCAATTTTATCCGGCTATCTGTTCTTCAGCTACAAAAATGATTGGCATTGATGTTATTTCCGATATTATCAATGATTATATGCCGTCTCCCCTTGACAGAGGTGACTGGACTGCCAAAGATGCCAATGGTGAAGATATTATTGTTTCTCCTGATCCGGATGCGGAATTTTGCGGATTTGTTTTCAATACTATTGTTGACCCCTATGCAGGCCGACTCTCCCTTTTCAGAGTGATTTCAGGAACTCTTGGAAAAGAAGGCAATGTTTTTAATACGACAAAAGACAAAAAAGAGCGGTTTTCACAACTTCTTGAGATTGCCGGCAAAGAGCAAAAAAATATTACCAGAGCGATTCCTGGATCTATTGTGGCTGTGGCTAAATTAAAAGACACCTTGACCGGGGATACTTTGACAGGTGGAAAAGAAATTCAAATTCCCGCGCCCAAGCCCATGCCACCAGTTATATCCTTTGCCATATCCCCCAAAGCAAAAAGTGATGAAGATAAGATTCATGAAGCCGTCAGAAAAATTCTTGAAGAAGATACAGGCCTTTTGTTGAACAGAAACGAAGAAACCAAACAGACCGTTCTTTCAGGCAGAGGCCTTGTTCATATCGAAGTGACTGCTGAGAAAATTCAAAGAAAATTTAATGTGGGCATGGATATTGAGACACCAAAGGTTGCCTATCGTGAGACCTTCAAGAAAAAAGTCCGTGTTCAGGGTAAACATAAAAAACAGTCTGGTGGACATGGTCAGTATGGTGACTGCTGGATAGTTCTTGAACCGCTTCCCAGTGGTTCGGGATTTGAATTTGTAGATAAGATTGTCGGTGGTGTTATCCCGAAAAATTATATTCCAGCCGTTGAAGCCGGTGTAAGAGAGGCATCGCAAACCGGTATCCTGGCTGGATTCCCTTGCGTGGACTTCAGGGTAACAGTTGACTTTGGATCTTATCATTCTGTGGACTCTTCCGAGATGGCTTTTAAAATGGCAGGAACTCTTGCATTTAAAAATGCTGCCAAAGATGCAAAAGCGACCCTGCTTGAACCGATCATGAAAATTGCCGTAAAAGTACCTGAAGACAGTACCGGTGATATTATGGGAGATCTTAATTCCAGGCGAGGCAGAGTTCTGGGAATGGATTCGGAGGATGACAAACAGATCATCAATGCCCTGGTTCCCATGGCTGAAATACTGCGCTATGCACCAGATTTAAGTTCAATGACAGGTGGCAGAGGAACATTTTCCATGGAATTTGCACAATATGACGTGGTTCCGGGTGATCTTTCTCAAAAAGTCATTGACAAGGTAAATGCTGAAAAAGAAGAGAACAAATAA
- the xseB gene encoding exodeoxyribonuclease VII small subunit has product MAKKKTFEEALKELEDIVRQMESGDLPLEDAVKKYESGMKQSKYCLDLLDKTEQKISLLTKDLDGNVKEEPFENE; this is encoded by the coding sequence ATGGCTAAGAAAAAAACATTTGAAGAAGCATTAAAAGAGCTTGAAGATATTGTAAGACAAATGGAATCAGGTGATTTACCACTTGAAGATGCGGTTAAAAAATATGAGTCAGGTATGAAACAATCCAAATATTGCCTGGATCTTTTAGATAAAACAGAGCAAAAAATATCTCTGCTGACTAAAGACCTTGATGGTAATGTAAAAGAAGAACCATTTGAAAATGAATAG
- the dxs gene encoding 1-deoxy-D-xylulose-5-phosphate synthase, with translation MSLLEQIKTSKDIKQLTRKELKLLAKDIRNRIIDVVSKNGGHLASSLGAVELTLAIHYVFDLPTDTLIWDVGHQSYAHKLITGRNDTFDTLRRYKGISGFSKIKESPYDGFTVGHSSTSISAGLGVCYGNYLNKDDSDVISVIGDGSLTAGLAYEGLNQAGELKKRNLIVILNDNDMSISPNVGALSSFLSRTFSARYLQAMRNRFGSFLKSLPKIGDDIYKIAKRSEESFKTFMTPGMLFEAFNFDYFGPIDGHNLDHLIDILKNIKNPKDPVLLHVTTVKGKGYEPAEKNPVYFHGVGSFAVDTGKSKKIPNGIPSYTQVFGSYMLSLAENNEKIVAVTAAMPEGTGLIEFSKQYPDRFFDVGIAEQHAVTFSAGLASKGLKPVVAIYSTFLQRAFDQILHDVCIDSHPVVFAIDRGGVVGEDGPTHHGLFDYSYLRCMPNMTIMAPKDENELVRMLVTAVQHTGPVAVRYPRGTGEGVQVENNPTPIKIGKAKVISKGDDLLIIAIGNSVNEAVKASKCLEEQGIYTTVINARFVKPLDTDLIMEYAVKIKKIITVEEHVLDGGFGSAVLEMLSDQGVTRYSLKRIGIKNRFVEHGPQNILRKEYEIDYLAITDAAMEIHGKTIE, from the coding sequence TTGAGTTTGCTTGAACAAATAAAAACATCCAAAGACATAAAACAACTCACCAGAAAAGAACTCAAACTTCTGGCCAAGGATATTCGAAACCGAATTATCGACGTGGTTTCAAAAAACGGTGGACATCTGGCCTCAAGCCTGGGAGCCGTGGAATTAACTCTGGCCATCCATTATGTGTTTGATCTGCCAACCGATACATTGATATGGGATGTTGGCCATCAATCTTATGCACACAAACTGATAACAGGAAGAAATGACACCTTTGACACACTTCGCCGGTATAAAGGCATATCAGGATTTTCTAAAATCAAGGAAAGTCCCTATGACGGTTTCACTGTGGGGCATTCTTCAACCTCTATTTCAGCTGGGCTGGGGGTGTGTTATGGCAACTATTTAAACAAGGATGATTCCGATGTTATTTCGGTTATCGGAGATGGTTCTCTCACTGCAGGGCTGGCCTATGAAGGGCTGAACCAGGCCGGAGAATTGAAAAAACGAAATTTGATTGTCATCCTGAACGACAATGATATGTCCATTTCTCCCAATGTTGGTGCTTTGTCTTCTTTTTTAAGCCGTACGTTTTCAGCCAGATATCTTCAGGCCATGAGAAACCGATTTGGGTCGTTTTTAAAGTCTTTGCCGAAAATTGGTGATGACATTTATAAAATTGCCAAACGGTCTGAAGAGTCTTTTAAAACATTCATGACACCGGGGATGTTATTTGAAGCCTTTAATTTTGATTATTTCGGCCCTATTGACGGCCATAACCTGGATCATTTGATCGATATCCTGAAAAACATCAAAAACCCTAAAGATCCAGTCCTTCTGCATGTTACAACTGTAAAAGGCAAGGGTTATGAACCCGCTGAAAAAAATCCGGTTTATTTTCATGGGGTAGGCTCTTTTGCGGTTGATACGGGTAAAAGCAAAAAAATACCCAACGGGATTCCTAGCTACACCCAAGTGTTCGGCTCTTATATGCTCAGTCTTGCTGAAAATAATGAAAAAATAGTTGCAGTTACGGCTGCCATGCCTGAAGGGACCGGGCTGATTGAGTTTTCCAAACAATATCCAGACCGGTTTTTTGATGTGGGGATTGCAGAACAACACGCAGTAACATTTTCAGCCGGTTTGGCATCAAAGGGTTTAAAACCTGTTGTTGCCATTTATTCAACATTTTTACAACGAGCCTTTGACCAAATTCTTCATGATGTTTGCATTGATTCACATCCTGTTGTGTTTGCCATTGACCGGGGAGGTGTTGTTGGAGAAGACGGCCCCACGCACCATGGCCTTTTTGATTATTCATATCTTAGGTGTATGCCCAATATGACCATTATGGCACCAAAGGATGAAAATGAACTTGTAAGAATGCTGGTTACAGCAGTTCAGCACACTGGGCCTGTGGCTGTTCGATACCCCCGGGGAACAGGAGAAGGCGTACAAGTTGAAAATAATCCTACGCCGATAAAAATAGGGAAAGCCAAGGTCATAAGTAAAGGTGATGACTTGTTGATTATTGCCATAGGAAATTCTGTTAACGAGGCTGTAAAAGCAAGCAAGTGCCTGGAGGAGCAGGGTATTTATACAACAGTGATTAATGCACGGTTTGTAAAGCCTCTTGATACGGATTTGATAATGGAATATGCAGTAAAAATCAAGAAAATCATCACGGTTGAAGAGCATGTTCTTGATGGCGGATTCGGGTCTGCTGTTTTGGAAATGTTATCAGATCAAGGCGTTACGAGATATTCACTTAAGCGGATTGGCATTAAAAACAGATTTGTAGAGCATGGCCCCCAGAATATTTTAAGAAAAGAGTATGAAATAGACTATTTGGCTATTACAGACGCAGCAATGGAAATCCATGGCAAAACAATCGAATAA